One genomic window of Methanosarcina acetivorans C2A includes the following:
- a CDS encoding KH domain-containing protein yields MTQYVKIPKERIGVIIGPKGETKKFIEEKTTCQLEIESDSGKIDVTCEDDPLKEFRILETLKAIGRGFSPEKALQILDDDMLMLEVIDLSDIASTPKELQRIKGRIIGRNGRTRELAESLINVKISVYGKTVSILGYPEQNTIIRTAVKMLLDGATHGAVYKFLEKKHQELLHSQLDSIDFY; encoded by the coding sequence ATGACCCAGTATGTCAAAATTCCCAAAGAAAGAATCGGAGTAATTATCGGTCCGAAAGGAGAAACAAAGAAATTTATCGAGGAGAAAACCACCTGTCAACTGGAAATCGAAAGCGATAGCGGAAAAATAGATGTTACCTGCGAGGATGATCCATTAAAAGAATTCCGGATTCTTGAAACCCTCAAAGCCATAGGAAGAGGTTTCAGCCCCGAAAAAGCCCTTCAAATCCTTGACGATGACATGCTGATGCTTGAAGTCATTGACCTTTCTGACATCGCCAGCACCCCAAAAGAGCTCCAGCGGATAAAAGGCAGGATTATAGGCAGAAACGGGCGAACCCGAGAGCTTGCGGAAAGCCTGATAAATGTCAAAATCTCCGTGTACGGGAAAACCGTATCCATACTCGGGTACCCCGAACAGAACACCATAATACGGACAGCCGTAAAAATGCTGCTTGACGGGGCTACCCACGGTGCAGTCTACAAATTCCTTGAAAAGAAGCACCAAGAACTGCTGCATTCGCAACTGGATTCAATCGACTTTTACTGA
- a CDS encoding dihydroorotase encodes MPDIHIKNTRIYYNNSLRPAEILIENGKITKIGKDFRVSSSDMVIDAEGALTLPAGIDVHVHFREPGMTLKENWYTGSCAAAAGGIATVIDQPNTIPPTTDRRSFEQKLKLARKKSIVDFGINGGVTGNIEKLRELWRLGVTAFGEIFMAESTGGLNINEETFEEALAEIKKLGALATIHAEDEKMRLELEQLLKGDVSYDYHSKVRPNACEASAVQSALELISRLQVRAHFCHLSTLEAVGMIRKEKYLAKRENKKPLFTCEVTPHHLFLSAKDWERLRAFGKMNPPLRGSHSIKALVNGLNDGTIDMVASDHAPHLESEKDLDIRAAPSGVPGVETLMPLMLAAVRKNILPLSQMIMVTSWNPAKAFGLDRLGKGWLEVGFDADLMIVDPRNLQPIRADMLHSKAGWTPFEGMDAVFPEYTLSRGEVIWMEDSINAKPGRGEFLEGSGKRSEEDEEENSEETGSD; translated from the coding sequence ATGCCTGATATTCACATCAAAAACACGAGAATTTATTACAATAACTCTCTTCGGCCTGCTGAAATCCTTATTGAGAACGGCAAAATTACAAAAATCGGAAAGGATTTCAGGGTCTCAAGTTCGGATATGGTGATAGATGCAGAGGGTGCACTTACTCTGCCTGCCGGGATTGATGTACACGTCCACTTCAGGGAACCGGGCATGACCCTGAAGGAGAACTGGTACACGGGGTCCTGCGCTGCAGCTGCCGGGGGTATTGCCACTGTTATTGACCAGCCGAACACCATACCTCCCACAACCGACAGGCGCTCTTTTGAACAGAAACTCAAACTTGCCCGGAAAAAGTCCATTGTTGACTTCGGGATTAACGGGGGGGTTACCGGAAACATAGAAAAACTCCGGGAACTCTGGAGGCTGGGAGTTACGGCTTTCGGGGAGATCTTTATGGCTGAGTCCACAGGGGGGCTGAACATCAATGAAGAAACATTCGAAGAAGCTCTGGCTGAGATCAAAAAACTAGGAGCCCTTGCCACAATCCATGCCGAGGACGAAAAGATGCGCCTTGAACTGGAACAGCTGTTGAAAGGGGATGTTTCCTATGATTACCACTCAAAGGTGCGCCCAAACGCCTGTGAGGCTTCGGCTGTCCAGAGTGCTCTTGAACTCATTTCCAGGCTCCAGGTACGGGCACATTTCTGCCATCTGAGTACGCTTGAAGCCGTGGGAATGATCCGAAAAGAAAAATATCTTGCAAAAAGAGAGAACAAAAAGCCTCTTTTTACTTGCGAAGTCACCCCTCATCACCTGTTTCTCTCGGCAAAGGACTGGGAAAGGCTCAGGGCTTTTGGTAAAATGAACCCTCCCCTGCGGGGGAGCCACAGTATCAAAGCACTTGTAAACGGACTGAATGACGGGACTATTGACATGGTGGCGTCAGACCATGCTCCTCACCTTGAGTCTGAAAAAGACCTTGATATAAGGGCTGCTCCTTCCGGGGTACCCGGGGTTGAAACCCTAATGCCTCTCATGCTTGCCGCGGTTCGGAAAAATATCCTGCCCCTTTCGCAGATGATAATGGTTACAAGCTGGAACCCGGCAAAAGCTTTCGGGCTTGACCGCCTGGGTAAGGGCTGGCTTGAGGTAGGCTTTGATGCAGACCTTATGATTGTGGATCCGCGAAACCTTCAACCCATAAGGGCTGACATGCTGCACAGTAAGGCGGGCTGGACGCCTTTTGAAGGGATGGATGCGGTCTTCCCTGAGTATACACTCTCCCGGGGTGAGGTAATCTGGATGGAAGATTCCATTAATGCAAAACCCGGAAGGGGCGAGTTCCTTGAGGGCAGTGGAAAAAGGTCAGAAGAAGACGAAGAAGAAAACTCTGAAGAGACCGGATCGGATTGA